Proteins encoded in a region of the Planococcus citri chromosome 1, ihPlaCitr1.1, whole genome shotgun sequence genome:
- the LOC135841975 gene encoding uncharacterized protein LOC135841975 — MKIPFALLVLALGLILIQTSFAKPSGKKSASSDSKSDDESDAGSSDEEDSSDEDYENEVNPAMSCLLFGQAGCNTGCVISGELFHFKSNGFCDSNQVCNCLNHNDDSFRELWKKIFKSDYVYHKINEDDSLYNEVRDIIVDRSFLTNEEFKELLNPILSPYQSSILKTNDKHPSVKYTKNGKFDQEALRKYVNEKLDTTLKSKSGESLLNSRYKEKFRKALQSSEDSKASLYNYTFRVMQLKNKNLENVLEQFLKKKKIEKPKVDIPIKTNDMIHTMVNTIVVQELINRIEEKNKGKSSAAGKKSPATRTSAKKSQIFQF; from the exons ATGAAAATACCATTCGCACTACTTGTGCTCGCTTTGGGCCTTatattga TACAAACATCATTTGCCAAACCATCTGGTAAGAAATCAGCCTCTTCTGATTCAAAATCAGACGATGAATCGGATGCAG GTTCCTCGGATGAAGAGGATTCTTCAGACGAAGACTATGAAA ATGAAGTAAATCCAGCCATGAGCTGTCTGCTGTTCGGCCAAGCAGGCTGTAATACCGGATGCGTAATATCAGGCGAATTATTCCACTTCAAATCCAATGGTTTCTGCGACTCGAACCAAGTCTGCAATTGTCTCAACCATAACGACGACTCATTCCGCGAACTCtggaagaaaatattcaaatcggATTACGTTTATCATAAAATCAACGAAGATGACTCACTCTACAATGAAGTTCGGGATATTATAGTCGACCGTTCGTTTCTAACCAACGAAGAATTCAAAGAGTTGCTCAATCCAATACTAAGTCCTTATCAATCTTCTATACTCAAGACAAACGACAAGCATCCTTCCGTTAAGTACACaaagaatggaaaatttgatcaagAAGCTCTTCGGAAATACGTCAACGAGAAACTCGATACAACATTGAAATCGAAGTCGGGTGAATCGTTGTTGAATTCTAGGTACAAGGAGAAATTCAGAAAGGCTTTGCAAAGTTCTGAAGATAGCAAAGCTTCGTTGTATAATTACACGTTCAGAGTGATGcagctgaaaaataaaaacttggagAATGTTTTGGAAcagtttttgaagaagaaaaagataGAAAAACCCAAGGTAGATATTCCCATCAAGACCAACGATATGATTCATACGATGGTCAATACTATTGTGGTACAGGAGTTGATAAATCGAATCGAAGAGAAAAATAAGGGGAAATCATCCGCAGCTGGCAAAAAATCACCTGCGACTCGCACCTctgcgaaaaaatctcaaatatttcagttttga